In Allomuricauda ruestringensis DSM 13258, the following proteins share a genomic window:
- a CDS encoding S1C family serine protease, translating to MKKIASLFLVSVFAGAITLGAYKLFFEKESYKWVTSEQETPFVTTSNLNTSAKGAGINEADFTLAAEKTVNSVVHVKNLTISKGPSSIADFFYGFERQQTPQVGTGSGVIISPDGYIVTNNHVIANSSQLEVTLNNNKSYEAEVIGTDADSDIALLKIDAEDALPYLAFGDSDNTKIGEWVLAVGNPFNLTSTVTAGIVSAKARSLSPTRTQSFIQTDAAVNPGNSGGALVNTNGDLIGINTAITSQTGSYVGYAFAVPSNIAKKVVEDIMEFGNVQKGLLGISAANTKSKAAIEMGLDQLEGVYIAGIEEESGADDAGLMEGDVIKKIDNIDIQRFSELTGYLSAKRPGDIVELTLDRDGKSLVKNVTLKKQNSVILPTTSFRVKNLSKEDIKKFGVSKGVKITDVPQGYGRYDLKNKVIIEVDGNKINDINDAKKYFGEISRYGRTSFTMINENGEKEHMILQ from the coding sequence ATGAAGAAAATAGCGAGTTTATTCCTAGTATCCGTATTTGCAGGTGCAATTACACTGGGGGCTTACAAATTATTTTTTGAGAAAGAAAGCTATAAATGGGTCACTTCGGAACAAGAAACACCATTTGTGACCACCAGCAATTTGAACACTTCGGCCAAAGGTGCTGGAATTAATGAAGCTGATTTTACGTTGGCGGCCGAGAAAACGGTCAATTCGGTGGTACACGTAAAAAATCTCACCATTAGTAAAGGACCATCCAGTATAGCAGATTTCTTTTACGGTTTTGAACGCCAACAAACCCCGCAAGTGGGAACTGGTTCAGGAGTTATTATTTCTCCTGATGGATATATCGTTACCAACAATCACGTTATTGCCAATTCCAGCCAATTGGAGGTAACCTTGAACAATAATAAATCGTACGAAGCTGAGGTTATTGGTACCGACGCCGATTCCGATATTGCTCTTTTAAAGATTGATGCCGAAGATGCACTACCTTATTTGGCCTTTGGTGATTCCGACAATACAAAAATTGGTGAATGGGTACTTGCCGTTGGCAATCCTTTTAACCTTACTTCCACAGTAACCGCTGGTATTGTGAGTGCCAAAGCAAGGTCTCTTTCGCCTACCAGAACACAATCTTTTATACAAACCGATGCTGCCGTAAACCCAGGGAACAGTGGTGGTGCCTTGGTGAATACGAATGGCGACCTTATCGGCATCAATACGGCCATCACGTCACAGACCGGTTCTTATGTGGGCTATGCCTTTGCCGTACCTAGCAATATTGCCAAAAAAGTGGTGGAGGACATTATGGAATTTGGCAACGTGCAAAAAGGGCTTTTGGGCATTTCTGCTGCCAATACCAAATCAAAAGCAGCTATTGAGATGGGTCTGGACCAACTGGAGGGTGTTTACATTGCTGGTATTGAAGAAGAATCCGGAGCCGATGATGCCGGTTTAATGGAAGGTGATGTCATCAAAAAAATAGACAACATCGATATTCAGCGATTCTCCGAGCTTACTGGTTATCTTTCTGCGAAAAGACCTGGTGATATTGTGGAATTGACCTTGGACCGGGATGGAAAAAGCCTTGTTAAAAATGTTACCCTTAAAAAGCAGAACAGTGTTATTCTTCCCACAACTTCTTTTAGAGTGAAAAACCTGTCCAAAGAAGACATTAAAAAGTTTGGAGTGTCCAAAGGCGTAAAAATTACCGATGTTCCCCAAGGCTACGGAAGATACGACCTAAAAAACAAAGTAATTATTGAAGTTGATGGAAATAAAATAAACGATATCAACGATGCCAAAAAGTATTTCGGGGAAATTTCCAGATACGGCAGAACCAGCTTCACCATGATCAATGAAAATGGTGAAAAGGAACACATGATACTTCAGTAA
- a CDS encoding glyceraldehyde-3-phosphate dehydrogenase — MSNISSYEKELAFQADRRKATTEFIKIISDLWYDKAIEVVLFKNQIIDKNVSDIINLHEYAGEFVQKPMSIFDSVEILRAINDINLPPAKLDIGKLTYEYHSNQSAHLNVKAFVIDKLKDAQSSKAIKPKDVVLYGFGRIGRLVARELMAKTGRGSQLRLRAVVIRGELNKEVLEKRAALLKTDSVHGPFTGTVDVDEEKQALVINGTTVNFISANQPEDIDYTKYGIYNALIIDNTGAFRDNKELSRHLKSKGASKVLLTAPGKEVPNIVHGVNHTDFDPDKTKIYSAASCTTNAITPILKVIEDSLGIKKGHLETIHAYTNDQNLVDNMHKKYRRGRAAALNMVITETGAGSAVAKALPSLKGKLTSNAIRVPVPNGSLAILNLEVKNKTSKESIDTIIKKYALEGDLVEQIKYALSNELVSTDIVGTTAPSIYDSKATIVSPGGKNVVLYIWYDNEYGYSHQVIRLAKYIAKVRRYTYY, encoded by the coding sequence ATGAGTAACATTTCATCTTACGAAAAAGAACTTGCTTTTCAGGCAGATAGACGAAAAGCAACCACCGAATTCATAAAAATAATCAGCGACCTTTGGTACGACAAGGCCATTGAGGTGGTTTTGTTCAAAAATCAGATTATAGACAAAAATGTAAGCGACATTATAAACTTGCATGAGTATGCGGGCGAATTTGTTCAAAAACCCATGTCCATTTTTGACTCTGTCGAAATACTGAGGGCAATAAACGACATCAACCTCCCTCCTGCCAAACTGGACATAGGAAAATTGACCTATGAGTACCATTCCAACCAAAGTGCCCACCTTAACGTAAAGGCTTTTGTTATTGACAAGCTAAAGGATGCACAATCTTCCAAGGCCATTAAACCCAAAGATGTCGTGCTTTATGGTTTTGGACGCATTGGCCGTTTGGTGGCGCGAGAGCTTATGGCAAAAACCGGTCGTGGTAGCCAGCTAAGGTTACGCGCCGTTGTTATTCGGGGTGAGTTGAACAAAGAAGTCCTTGAAAAAAGAGCAGCGCTTCTTAAAACAGATTCGGTACACGGCCCTTTTACTGGTACTGTGGATGTTGACGAAGAAAAACAGGCACTTGTTATTAATGGAACCACGGTGAATTTCATAAGCGCAAATCAACCTGAGGATATTGATTACACCAAATATGGAATCTACAATGCCCTGATTATCGACAATACCGGAGCTTTTAGGGACAACAAGGAACTATCCAGACACCTAAAATCCAAAGGGGCCAGCAAAGTATTGCTTACCGCGCCCGGTAAAGAAGTGCCCAACATTGTACACGGGGTTAACCACACCGACTTTGACCCCGATAAAACCAAGATTTATTCAGCCGCATCGTGCACCACAAATGCCATCACCCCAATTTTAAAAGTGATTGAAGATTCCTTGGGGATTAAAAAAGGGCATTTGGAAACTATCCATGCCTATACAAACGACCAAAATTTGGTGGACAACATGCACAAAAAGTATCGCCGCGGTCGTGCTGCTGCCCTCAACATGGTGATTACCGAAACAGGGGCCGGTTCTGCCGTTGCCAAGGCACTCCCGTCATTAAAGGGAAAACTGACCTCAAACGCAATCAGGGTTCCAGTTCCCAATGGTTCATTGGCCATTCTTAATCTGGAAGTAAAGAACAAGACATCCAAAGAAAGTATTGATACCATCATAAAAAAATACGCGCTGGAAGGTGACTTGGTGGAACAAATCAAATATGCATTGAGCAATGAATTGGTTTCTACGGATATTGTAGGCACCACAGCACCATCTATTTACGATAGCAAGGCCACTATTGTGTCTCCTGGAGGCAAAAATGTGGTACTATATATTTGGTACGATAATGAGTACGGGTATTCGCACCAAGTGATACGATTGGCAAAATATATCGCAAAAGTTCGGCGTTATACGTATTATTAG
- the trmD gene encoding tRNA (guanosine(37)-N1)-methyltransferase TrmD has product MRIDIITVLPELLKSPFEASILKRAIEKGLVEVHLHNLRDYSIGNYKQVDDYQFGGGAGMVMMVEPIDKCISKLKAEREYDEVIYMTPDGRTLNQGMANEISMKKNIIVLCGHYKGVDQRVRDMFVTREISIGDYVLSGGELAAAILCDSVIRLLPGVLNDETSALTDTFQDNLLAPPVYTRPSEYKGMEVPKILLSGNFPEIEKWREQQALERTQQRRPDLLEE; this is encoded by the coding sequence ATGCGGATTGACATTATAACAGTACTTCCCGAACTTTTAAAAAGTCCTTTTGAAGCCTCTATTTTAAAAAGAGCAATAGAGAAAGGATTGGTCGAGGTACATCTACATAATTTAAGGGACTATTCCATTGGAAACTACAAACAAGTGGACGACTACCAGTTTGGAGGAGGCGCAGGTATGGTAATGATGGTGGAACCCATTGACAAATGCATTTCTAAACTCAAAGCGGAACGGGAGTACGATGAAGTTATTTATATGACCCCAGATGGCAGGACCCTCAACCAAGGAATGGCCAATGAGATTTCCATGAAAAAGAACATTATTGTGCTTTGTGGCCATTATAAAGGTGTGGACCAACGGGTAAGGGATATGTTTGTGACCAGAGAGATTTCCATTGGTGATTATGTATTGTCCGGAGGTGAATTGGCAGCTGCCATATTATGTGATTCGGTGATTCGGTTGTTACCGGGCGTGCTGAATGATGAAACCTCTGCCCTAACGGATACATTTCAGGATAATTTATTGGCTCCGCCCGTGTATACCCGTCCTTCAGAATATAAAGGAATGGAAGTGCCGAAAATTTTGCTAAGCGGTAACTTTCCGGAAATTGAAAAATGGCGGGAACAACAAGCTTTGGAACGTACCCAGCAGAGAAGACCAGATCTTCTAGAAGAATAA
- the rplS gene encoding 50S ribosomal protein L19: MESLIKFVEDEFVPKKEFPKFSAGDTITVYYEIKEGEKTRTQFFKGVVIQRRGSGATETFTIRKMSGTVGVERIFPVNMPALQRVEVNKKGKVRRSRIFYFRGLTGKKARIKEVKG, encoded by the coding sequence ATGGAATCCTTAATAAAATTTGTTGAAGACGAATTTGTTCCAAAAAAAGAATTTCCAAAATTTTCAGCTGGTGATACCATCACTGTTTATTACGAAATCAAAGAAGGTGAAAAAACACGTACCCAGTTCTTTAAAGGTGTAGTGATACAGCGTAGAGGAAGCGGTGCAACAGAAACTTTTACCATTCGCAAAATGTCAGGTACTGTAGGCGTGGAAAGAATTTTCCCAGTAAACATGCCAGCTTTGCAAAGAGTTGAAGTAAACAAAAAAGGTAAAGTACGTAGATCTAGAATCTTCTACTTTAGAGGTCTTACCGGTAAAAAGGCCCGTATTAAAGAAGTTAAGGGATAA